Proteins encoded together in one Cervus canadensis isolate Bull #8, Minnesota chromosome 7, ASM1932006v1, whole genome shotgun sequence window:
- the LOC122445109 gene encoding carbonyl reductase [NADPH] 1-like: MSSTRVALVTGANKGLGFAITRDLCRRFPGDVVLTARDEARGLAAVQQLQAEGLSPRFHQLDVTDLQSIRAVRDFLRKEYGGLDVLVNNAGIAFPFSDSMPVPIKAEMTMKTNFFGTRDICTELLPLMKPQGRVVNVSSGWGFKALESCSPELQQKLRSETITEEELVGLMNKFVEDTKNGVQRKEGWPDDNIYGVTKIGITALSRIQARKLSEQRGGDKILLNACCPGWVRTDMGGPKAYKSLEEGIETPVYLALLPSDAEGPHGQFVHEKKVAKWQFMPQFYPKL, translated from the exons ATGTCCTCCACCCGCGTGGCGCTGGTCACCGGGGCCAACAAGGGCCTCGGTTTTGCCATCACGCGTGACCTGTGTCGGCGGTTCCCGGGCGACGTGGTGCTCACGGCGCGGGACGAGGCGCGGGGTCTGGCGGCCGTGCAGCAGCTGCAGGCGGAGGGCCTGAGCCCCCGTTTCCACCAGCTGGACGTCACTGACCTGCAGAGCATCCGCGCCGTGCGCGACTTCCTGCGCAAGGAGTACGGGGGGCTCGACGTGCTGGTCAACAACGCGGGCATCGCCTTCCCGT TTAGTGACTCCATGCCAGTTCCAATTAAGGCAGAAATGAccatgaaaacaaatttttttggGACCCGTGATATATGCACAGAACTCCTGCCTCTAATGAAACCCCAAG GTAGAGTGGTGAATGTGTCTAGCGGATGGGGCTTCAAAGCTCTTGAAAGCTGCAGCCCTGAACTGCAGCAGAAATTGAGAAGTGAGACCATCACGGAGGAGGAGCTGGTGGGGCTCATGAACAAGTTTGTGGAAGACACAAAGAACGGGGTGCAGAGGAAGGAGGGCTGGCCGGATGATAATATATATGGAGTGACGAAAATCGGCATCACGGCCCTGTCCAGAATCCAAGCCAGGAAGCTGAgtgagcagagaggaggagacaAGATCCTCCTGAATGCCTGCTGCCCAGGGTGGGTGAGAACCGACATGGGGGGACCCAAAGCCTACAAAAGCCTAGAAGAAGGAATAGAGACCCCTGTGTACTTGGCCCTTCTGCCCTCGGATGCCGAGGGGCCTCATGGACAGTTTGTCCATGAGAAAAAAGTTGCAAAATGGCAATTCATGCCGCAGTTCTACCCAAAGCTCTAA